One window of Paludibacter propionicigenes WB4 genomic DNA carries:
- the pnp gene encoding polyribonucleotide nucleotidyltransferase produces MNVVTKTITLGDGRTISIETGKLAKQADGSVMVRMGDTMLLATVCSAQDAVPGTDFMPLSVDYKEKYAAFGRFPGGFLKREGRASDYEILVSRLVDRALRPLFPDDFHAETFVNVMLVSSDGEDMPDALAGLAASAALAVSDVPFNGPISEVRVARIDGQFVINPTFAQLATADLEIMVAATIDNIMMVEGEMKEVSEEVLLEAMKVAHEAIKVHCQVQLELMEAVGKTVKRVYCHEENDEDLKKDIWAKTYDKVYAVAASCNTDKHSRVDNFKAIKDEYIAALEPEVATEKKGLIGKYYHEVEKEAMRRSILDEGKRLDGRKTTEIRPIWSEVDYLPGAHGSAVFTRGETQSLTTVTLGTKMDEKLVDDALFKGKERFLLHYNFPPFSTGEAKASRGVGRREVGHGNLALRALKNMIPENYPYVVRVVSDILESNGSSSMATVCAGTLALMDAGVQIKKPVSGIAMGLISENKGKNFAVLSDILGDEDHLGDMDFKVTGTKDGITATQMDIKVDGLSYEILETALNQAKAGRMHILGKIQETLEAPREDMKPNAPRIIVMMIPKEMIGAVIGPGGKIIQNMQVETGAVITIEEVGDQGRVEIAANNKAAIDAAIAKIKGIVAIPEIGETYPSKVKSVMPYGAFVEFMPGKEGLLHISEIDWKRIETMDQAGIKEGDMIDVKLLEIDQKTGKFKLSRKALLPRPPREDKPKAE; encoded by the coding sequence ATGAATGTAGTTACAAAAACTATCACATTGGGTGATGGTCGTACCATTTCTATTGAAACAGGAAAATTGGCCAAACAAGCCGATGGATCTGTTATGGTTCGTATGGGTGACACCATGCTGTTGGCTACCGTTTGTTCGGCACAAGATGCTGTTCCGGGAACCGATTTTATGCCACTTTCGGTTGATTATAAAGAAAAATATGCTGCCTTTGGTCGCTTTCCGGGAGGTTTCCTGAAACGTGAAGGTCGTGCATCCGATTACGAAATTTTAGTGTCTCGCCTTGTTGACCGCGCGTTGCGCCCTTTGTTTCCTGATGATTTTCATGCTGAGACTTTTGTAAACGTAATGCTTGTATCGTCTGATGGCGAAGATATGCCTGATGCATTGGCCGGTTTGGCTGCTTCAGCTGCTTTGGCTGTATCGGATGTTCCTTTTAACGGACCAATCTCTGAAGTACGTGTTGCGCGTATCGACGGACAATTTGTTATAAATCCTACTTTTGCTCAATTGGCAACTGCCGATTTAGAAATCATGGTAGCTGCAACTATCGACAACATTATGATGGTTGAAGGCGAAATGAAAGAAGTAAGTGAAGAAGTTTTGTTGGAAGCAATGAAAGTGGCTCACGAAGCGATCAAAGTTCATTGCCAGGTGCAGTTAGAGCTAATGGAAGCTGTAGGTAAAACCGTAAAACGTGTTTATTGCCACGAAGAAAACGACGAAGATCTGAAAAAAGATATTTGGGCTAAAACGTATGACAAGGTGTATGCTGTGGCTGCTTCGTGCAATACCGACAAACACTCACGCGTTGACAATTTCAAAGCTATCAAAGATGAATATATTGCTGCATTGGAGCCAGAAGTAGCTACTGAGAAAAAGGGTCTGATTGGTAAATACTATCACGAAGTAGAAAAAGAAGCTATGCGTCGTTCTATTTTGGATGAAGGCAAACGCTTGGATGGTCGTAAAACAACTGAAATTCGTCCTATCTGGTCGGAAGTTGATTACCTTCCGGGAGCTCACGGTTCTGCCGTATTTACCCGTGGTGAAACTCAGTCGTTGACTACTGTTACCTTAGGAACAAAAATGGATGAGAAATTGGTTGATGATGCTTTGTTCAAAGGTAAAGAACGTTTCTTGTTGCACTATAACTTCCCTCCATTCTCTACCGGTGAAGCAAAAGCTTCTCGTGGTGTTGGTCGTCGCGAAGTAGGTCATGGTAACCTGGCGCTACGTGCATTGAAAAACATGATTCCTGAAAACTATCCTTACGTAGTACGTGTGGTTTCTGATATTTTGGAATCAAACGGATCTTCTTCAATGGCAACGGTTTGTGCCGGAACATTGGCGTTGATGGATGCAGGTGTACAAATCAAGAAACCGGTTTCGGGTATTGCCATGGGATTGATTTCTGAAAATAAAGGTAAGAACTTTGCTGTTCTTTCGGACATCTTGGGTGATGAAGATCACTTAGGCGATATGGACTTCAAGGTAACCGGAACTAAAGATGGTATCACTGCTACACAAATGGATATCAAAGTTGATGGACTTTCGTACGAAATTCTGGAAACAGCTTTGAACCAGGCTAAAGCAGGACGTATGCACATTCTAGGCAAAATCCAGGAAACATTGGAAGCTCCACGTGAAGATATGAAACCGAATGCTCCACGTATTATTGTCATGATGATACCTAAAGAGATGATTGGCGCAGTAATTGGACCTGGAGGAAAAATTATTCAAAACATGCAGGTTGAAACAGGTGCTGTAATCACTATCGAAGAAGTTGGTGACCAAGGTCGTGTAGAAATTGCGGCTAACAATAAAGCTGCTATCGATGCTGCTATTGCTAAAATCAAAGGAATTGTTGCGATCCCTGAAATTGGCGAAACTTATCCTTCTAAAGTAAAATCGGTAATGCCTTATGGTGCATTTGTTGAATTTATGCCGGGTAAAGAAGGTTTGTTGCACATTTCCGAAATCGACTGGAAACGCATCGAAACCATGGATCAAGCCGGAATTAAAGAAGGCGATATGATTGATGTGAAACTGTTGGAAATTGACCAAAAGACCGGTAAATTCAAACTTTCACGCAAAGCGTTGTTGCCACGTCCTCCACGTGAAGACAAACCAAAAGCGGAATAA
- the dacB gene encoding D-alanyl-D-alanine carboxypeptidase/D-alanyl-D-alanine-endopeptidase: MKLKFCLLSFLLCHLLSFAANPMENFINNPLMKNANISLIVKDLTSDKTICEYRSNNVTIPASTMKLVTTATALELLGPSFCFQTKLEIDGTLSHDGTLNGNLYIRGGGDPTLGSEKMGDADFLKKWVEAVKECGIKKINGQIVADGTIFDDEGVNPKWTWEDIGNYYAAGAYGISYMDNTFKLVLKSGNTGTVPEILRTEPTLPSLLFENHLKSTEINSDSAYFYGAPKSNHRVIRGEIPADRQEFVIKGDIPNPSILLAEHFQEKLKQSGIFVSELPSDIVKNTIERKVIYVHNSPTLAEIIKETNVHSNNGYAEEIFRYLALKSNKVATSNGAIREIRTYWKEKGLNTNQLFMYDGCGLSPLDAVSANFFVELLTYMKTKSLYKDAFFNSLPISGKSGTLTNFLAKTSLQGKVYAKSGTIGGVKCYAGYIEKNNKTFVFSILVNHFNGTSKAATKKIEELLLQITQ, from the coding sequence ATGAAACTCAAATTTTGTCTGTTATCCTTTCTGTTGTGCCATTTGCTAAGCTTTGCAGCCAATCCGATGGAAAATTTCATCAATAATCCTCTGATGAAAAATGCCAACATAAGCCTGATCGTAAAAGACCTGACATCTGACAAAACCATCTGCGAATACAGATCGAACAATGTAACCATCCCAGCCTCAACCATGAAATTGGTAACAACGGCAACTGCATTGGAACTACTCGGGCCTTCATTTTGCTTCCAAACCAAGCTTGAAATTGACGGAACTTTAAGCCACGATGGAACATTAAACGGGAATTTATATATTCGTGGCGGAGGCGACCCGACATTGGGATCTGAAAAAATGGGCGATGCTGATTTTCTAAAAAAATGGGTGGAAGCTGTAAAGGAATGCGGCATTAAGAAAATCAACGGACAAATAGTGGCTGACGGAACTATCTTTGATGACGAAGGAGTGAACCCCAAATGGACATGGGAAGATATAGGAAACTATTATGCTGCAGGAGCATACGGCATTTCGTATATGGACAATACCTTCAAACTGGTATTGAAATCAGGAAATACAGGAACGGTGCCCGAAATTTTGCGAACAGAGCCAACACTACCATCTCTGTTGTTCGAAAACCACTTAAAATCGACCGAAATCAACTCGGACAGTGCCTACTTCTACGGTGCACCGAAATCGAATCATCGGGTTATTCGTGGCGAGATTCCTGCTGACAGACAAGAATTTGTAATCAAGGGTGACATTCCTAATCCAAGCATATTGCTGGCCGAGCACTTTCAGGAAAAACTTAAACAGAGTGGTATTTTCGTAAGTGAGTTGCCTTCCGATATTGTCAAAAACACAATTGAACGCAAAGTTATATACGTACATAACTCACCAACACTTGCCGAAATAATCAAAGAAACGAACGTGCATAGCAACAATGGTTATGCCGAGGAAATTTTCCGGTATCTGGCATTGAAAAGCAACAAAGTAGCAACTTCAAACGGTGCAATCAGAGAGATAAGAACCTATTGGAAAGAAAAAGGATTAAACACAAATCAGCTTTTTATGTACGATGGTTGCGGCTTATCACCATTGGATGCTGTTTCAGCTAATTTCTTTGTGGAATTACTGACCTACATGAAAACAAAGAGCCTCTATAAAGATGCGTTCTTTAATTCTCTACCGATATCAGGTAAAAGTGGCACACTGACTAATTTCCTTGCAAAAACATCGCTGCAAGGAAAAGTATATGCAAAAAGCGGCACCATAGGCGGGGTTAAATGCTATGCCGGGTATATTGAGAAAAATAATAAAACCTTTGTCTTCTCTATCCTTGTAAATCATTTCAACGGAACATCGAAAGCCGCAACGAAAAAAATAGAAGAGCTGCTTTTACAAATAACGCAATAA
- a CDS encoding biotin--[acetyl-CoA-carboxylase] ligase, which yields MKTPVENTTSVLKSYYCKETHSTNALLWEMSRLSTLEEGFIVRTDFQTAGKGQIGNSWESEAGKNLLFSMILYPLRVSVENQFLLSQIVSLGIKKALDEYTDGITIKWPNDIYWNEKKLVGILIENSLQGNKIKSAVIGIGLNVNQKTFVSNAPNPVSLLQITGKRQNRKALLDKIHRNIMELYAELNLSEIRTSYAEALYRKDGFHTYSTETETFQARIISVHSDGQLELETKLGERKGFYFKEVRFQ from the coding sequence ATGAAAACACCAGTTGAAAATACCACGAGCGTATTAAAAAGCTATTATTGTAAAGAAACCCACTCCACCAATGCGCTGCTATGGGAAATGTCACGGTTAAGCACTTTAGAAGAAGGTTTCATTGTTCGGACAGATTTTCAGACAGCCGGCAAAGGGCAAATTGGAAATTCGTGGGAATCGGAAGCCGGTAAGAATCTACTTTTCAGTATGATTCTTTATCCTCTACGAGTATCGGTTGAAAATCAGTTCTTGCTTTCCCAGATAGTAAGTCTGGGCATAAAAAAAGCATTAGACGAATACACTGATGGAATTACCATAAAATGGCCGAATGACATATACTGGAATGAAAAAAAGCTGGTTGGAATTCTGATAGAAAATTCTCTTCAGGGGAATAAAATTAAGTCGGCTGTGATAGGGATTGGTTTAAATGTAAACCAAAAAACGTTTGTAAGCAACGCCCCAAATCCGGTTTCGTTACTCCAAATAACCGGAAAACGTCAGAACAGAAAAGCGTTGCTTGATAAAATCCACCGCAATATCATGGAGTTATATGCCGAATTAAACCTGTCGGAAATTCGCACATCTTATGCAGAAGCATTATATCGCAAGGATGGTTTTCATACTTACAGTACGGAAACAGAAACTTTTCAGGCCAGAATAATATCTGTACACTCCGATGGGCAGCTTGAATTGGAAACTAAGCTTGGAGAAAGAAAAGGATTTTACTTTAAAGAAGTAAGATTCCAATAG
- a CDS encoding DUF4834 family protein, which produces MLGFLLFIIVFVLVIGLILITTVLGFIRSIFSFGRRADKTQNSASETYQQPSAKSKIFDKNEGEYVDYEEIK; this is translated from the coding sequence ATGTTAGGTTTTCTTTTATTTATAATAGTTTTTGTACTGGTAATCGGGCTAATACTTATTACTACAGTACTGGGATTTATACGCTCTATTTTCAGCTTTGGAAGACGCGCTGATAAAACGCAAAATTCAGCTTCCGAAACTTATCAGCAGCCTTCGGCAAAATCAAAGATATTTGATAAGAATGAAGGTGAGTACGTTGATTACGAAGAGATAAAGTAG
- the metF gene encoding methylenetetrahydrofolate reductase [NAD(P)H] codes for MSVVEKIKSAKTTAFSFELLPPLKGNGIESVYRTIDALREFDPKYINITTHRSELVFKENAQGLFEQVAERHRPGTVAIAAAIQNKYKIAVVPHIICSGFTREETEYALIDLQFLGITDLLLLRGDKGKHERDFSPTGHKNATELQVQVNNFNQGSFLDGSKMKSPIVPFSYGMACYPEKHEEAPNLDSDLFYAKKKVDAGAEYLVTQMFFDNQKYYDFVEKCKANGINVPIIPGIKPITLMNQLTVLPKIFHTDIPEEFAAELRKCKTDAEAVEVGVEWCAKQAKDLIAQGVPSIHFYSMMATQSVKRVAKDVF; via the coding sequence ATGAGTGTTGTAGAAAAGATTAAAAGTGCCAAAACAACGGCTTTCTCGTTTGAATTGCTGCCTCCTTTGAAAGGAAATGGTATCGAAAGTGTGTATAGAACCATCGATGCTTTACGCGAATTTGACCCAAAATACATTAATATCACAACGCACCGTAGTGAATTGGTTTTTAAAGAAAATGCACAGGGACTTTTCGAACAGGTTGCTGAGCGTCATCGCCCGGGCACTGTGGCAATTGCAGCAGCTATTCAGAACAAATATAAAATTGCCGTTGTACCGCATATTATATGCAGTGGATTTACACGTGAGGAAACTGAATATGCACTTATCGATCTACAATTTCTTGGAATAACAGATTTGCTTTTGCTCAGAGGAGACAAGGGCAAACATGAACGTGATTTTTCCCCAACGGGTCATAAGAATGCTACTGAACTTCAGGTTCAGGTGAATAATTTTAATCAGGGCTCATTCCTTGATGGCTCTAAAATGAAATCGCCTATTGTTCCTTTTTCTTACGGAATGGCTTGTTATCCTGAAAAACATGAAGAAGCTCCAAATTTGGATTCAGACTTGTTTTATGCTAAAAAGAAGGTAGATGCAGGTGCTGAATATCTGGTAACTCAAATGTTCTTCGATAATCAAAAGTATTATGATTTTGTTGAGAAATGTAAGGCTAATGGAATAAATGTACCCATTATCCCGGGCATAAAACCTATAACGCTGATGAATCAGCTGACTGTTTTGCCAAAGATATTTCATACCGATATTCCGGAAGAGTTTGCTGCCGAGTTGAGAAAGTGCAAGACCGATGCAGAAGCTGTTGAAGTAGGAGTGGAGTGGTGCGCAAAGCAAGCCAAAGATTTAATAGCGCAGGGTGTGCCAAGTATTCATTTTTATAGTATGATGGCTACTCAGAGTGTGAAACGAGTGGCTAAAGATGTATTCTAA
- a CDS encoding oxidoreductase, with protein sequence MASQKWIVSNMPDLSGKTIIVTGGNSGLGFEAVKAFVSKNADVIIACRSLDRGEKAKKEIIRFFPNAQITVMELDLSSIQSIYSFAAKFKKNFVRLDVLLNNAGIMMVPYGMTLDGFEQQLGTNHLGHFALTGLLLEFLRKTPGSRVVNVSSLAHKQGKIDFANLLYVGGKGYTPLKAYGQSKLANLLFTYELQRYFEKNNIDCKALVAHPGVSDTNLFVHIAPKWVMKLIRPVFKRLTQPASMGVLPELRASVDPEAKGSDFFGPDGKYETKGYPVLVRSNAASLDRESAAKLWEASEKLTGVIYN encoded by the coding sequence ATGGCAAGTCAAAAATGGATTGTATCAAATATGCCTGATTTATCAGGCAAAACAATAATTGTTACAGGCGGTAACAGTGGATTGGGATTTGAAGCCGTTAAGGCTTTTGTTTCAAAAAACGCGGATGTTATCATAGCTTGCCGTTCGCTGGATAGAGGTGAAAAGGCTAAAAAGGAAATAATCAGATTTTTTCCGAATGCTCAAATTACAGTTATGGAGCTTGATTTATCCAGTATTCAGTCGATATATAGTTTTGCTGCAAAATTTAAAAAGAACTTTGTTAGATTGGATGTTTTGCTCAACAATGCCGGCATTATGATGGTTCCTTATGGAATGACACTGGACGGATTTGAGCAACAGCTAGGAACGAATCATCTAGGTCATTTTGCATTGACCGGTTTGTTGTTGGAATTTCTCCGGAAAACGCCGGGCTCCAGAGTCGTGAATGTAAGTAGTCTGGCTCATAAACAAGGCAAAATAGACTTTGCAAATTTACTTTACGTCGGAGGGAAAGGATATACTCCATTGAAAGCATACGGACAGTCGAAGTTGGCTAATTTGCTTTTTACCTATGAATTGCAGCGTTATTTTGAAAAAAACAATATTGATTGCAAGGCATTGGTTGCGCATCCGGGTGTTTCTGACACCAATCTTTTTGTACACATTGCGCCTAAATGGGTTATGAAATTGATACGCCCTGTTTTTAAGCGCTTAACCCAGCCTGCATCTATGGGAGTTCTTCCGGAGTTACGTGCGTCTGTCGATCCGGAGGCGAAAGGAAGTGATTTCTTTGGGCCTGATGGGAAGTATGAAACTAAAGGTTATCCTGTTCTTGTTCGTTCGAACGCTGCTTCGCTGGATAGAGAAAGTGCCGCAAAGCTGTGGGAAGCTTCTGAAAAACTGACCGGAGTGATTTATAATTAG
- a CDS encoding DUF4296 domain-containing protein — MLNQSNRFYTRVVWFLGFILLLSACEGRPKGVLNKSDMTKVLVDMHKAEAVLSEKGLSYGLYSKKAPYYKYILKKYGITQAEFDSSLVWYTKHPKNFTLVYANVVEELTDFQKEIKNGKYHPVDTMSYRIIKNNVWNQRTKYVLTKDSARTHLAFLIPTQGFMYKDVYVLKFLQCIAPEDSSVRQRIVLRINYWNGKTDSVSKMAYHDSILRRYTFRFPAIRKYKIKSVSGELLSSTAYKGKLNAFVDSISLTREFDYVLQDSLRRMVEKADPKNYEVNGNPAQPLPGRRVIRPNHKILPQ; from the coding sequence ATGTTGAACCAATCGAATAGATTTTACACACGTGTAGTCTGGTTTCTTGGATTCATATTGCTTTTATCAGCTTGCGAAGGCCGACCAAAAGGCGTGCTGAATAAGTCTGATATGACCAAGGTGTTGGTGGACATGCACAAAGCAGAAGCAGTTTTGTCGGAAAAAGGCCTGAGTTATGGTTTATATTCCAAAAAAGCTCCTTATTACAAATACATTCTGAAGAAATACGGTATCACTCAGGCCGAGTTTGATTCATCGTTGGTGTGGTATACCAAACACCCGAAAAATTTCACGCTGGTATACGCTAATGTAGTTGAAGAACTGACTGATTTCCAAAAAGAAATAAAAAACGGCAAGTATCATCCTGTAGATACTATGTCGTATAGAATTATCAAAAACAATGTGTGGAATCAACGTACAAAATACGTACTCACGAAGGATTCTGCCAGAACGCATTTGGCTTTTCTGATTCCCACTCAGGGATTTATGTATAAAGATGTATACGTGTTGAAGTTCTTGCAATGTATTGCACCGGAAGATTCGAGTGTGAGACAACGGATTGTTTTACGGATAAACTATTGGAATGGTAAGACAGACAGTGTTTCCAAAATGGCTTATCACGATAGCATTCTCCGCCGCTATACTTTCCGCTTCCCGGCGATAAGAAAATACAAAATCAAATCCGTTTCTGGTGAATTGTTGAGTAGCACTGCTTACAAAGGGAAATTGAATGCTTTTGTGGATAGTATAAGTCTGACCCGTGAGTTTGATTATGTTCTGCAGGACAGTCTGCGGAGAATGGTTGAAAAAGCGGACCCTAAAAATTATGAAGTGAATGGCAATCCTGCTCAGCCTTTGCCTGGACGCAGAGTCATTCGACCCAATCACAAGATATTACCTCAGTAA
- a CDS encoding lipoprotein signal peptidase: MSITKKSILLIFLVLFIDQAAKIYVKLHFTIGDHVDIFSWFQIYFIENNGMAFGMEILSKLFLTLFRIVAVVLLAFYIRNLIRKNFKTGFILTVSLVLAGAAGNIIDCLFYGVLFSESSFASVASFLPDGGGYAPMFYGKVVDMLYFPLIRSAEGQTLFFSPIFNIADSAISVAVVVILLFYRKELNESLESKKDKNVEPIE, translated from the coding sequence ATGTCAATCACTAAAAAGTCAATTTTACTGATATTTCTGGTTTTGTTTATAGATCAGGCGGCTAAAATCTATGTCAAATTGCACTTCACCATTGGCGACCATGTTGATATTTTCAGCTGGTTCCAGATTTATTTCATCGAAAATAACGGAATGGCATTTGGAATGGAAATTCTCAGCAAACTGTTTCTGACGCTTTTCCGTATAGTTGCAGTGGTGTTGTTGGCTTTCTATATTCGTAATCTGATTCGGAAAAACTTCAAAACAGGCTTTATTCTTACCGTTTCGCTGGTATTGGCCGGAGCTGCCGGTAACATTATCGATTGTCTGTTTTACGGGGTTCTATTTAGCGAAAGCAGCTTTGCTAGCGTAGCTTCGTTTCTACCCGATGGAGGTGGATATGCACCCATGTTTTATGGCAAAGTGGTGGATATGCTTTATTTTCCGTTGATTCGCAGCGCGGAAGGTCAAACCCTCTTTTTCAGTCCTATATTTAATATTGCCGATTCGGCTATCAGTGTTGCTGTAGTTGTCATTTTGTTGTTTTATCGCAAAGAACTCAATGAAAGTCTTGAATCCAAAAAAGATAAGAATGTTGAACCAATCGAATAG
- a CDS encoding TraR/DksA family transcriptional regulator, with protein MAEKTRYTDAELDEFRTLITEKLEKAQLEYEALRNGITNLDGNDVMDTSPTFKVLEEGAATLSKEESGRLAQRQMKFIQHLQSALIRIENKTYGICRETGKLIPKERLRAVPHATLSIEAKNDKK; from the coding sequence ATGGCTGAGAAGACTAGATACACAGATGCTGAATTGGATGAATTTCGGACGCTGATCACCGAAAAGCTCGAAAAAGCGCAACTGGAATATGAAGCATTGCGCAATGGCATTACCAATTTGGATGGGAACGATGTAATGGATACTTCTCCCACTTTTAAAGTACTGGAAGAAGGTGCTGCTACACTTTCGAAAGAAGAATCAGGACGATTGGCTCAACGCCAAATGAAGTTTATACAACATTTACAATCGGCTTTAATTCGTATCGAAAACAAAACTTACGGAATTTGTCGGGAAACCGGAAAATTGATTCCTAAAGAACGCTTGCGTGCCGTGCCTCATGCTACACTGAGCATCGAAGCTAAAAACGATAAAAAATAA